From Myxococcales bacterium, the proteins below share one genomic window:
- a CDS encoding MarR family transcriptional regulator — protein MAEQDRFAKAVVAVARGFGKMGRERARAGEVTPQQAETLQLIAQRGAVSTSTLATLLGIDPSTASRNLTGLEREGYISRKKGTSDGRQTDVRLTPRGKRTADAVMADSQKALGALVDKLPRAERGRVIEALEALAKVLEAE, from the coding sequence ATGGCCGAGCAAGACAGGTTCGCAAAAGCGGTGGTCGCAGTAGCCCGAGGCTTCGGGAAGATGGGGCGCGAGCGCGCCCGTGCCGGCGAGGTGACCCCTCAGCAGGCAGAGACGCTCCAGCTCATCGCCCAGCGCGGCGCTGTGTCGACGTCGACGCTCGCGACCCTCCTCGGTATCGACCCGTCGACGGCGAGCCGCAACCTCACCGGCCTCGAACGCGAGGGGTACATCTCGCGCAAGAAGGGCACGAGCGACGGTCGCCAGACGGACGTCCGGCTCACCCCTCGCGGCAAACGGACGGCCGACGCCGTCATGGCCGACTCGCAGAAGGCCCTGGGCGCCCTCGTCGACAAGCTCCCCCGCGCCGAACGTGGACGCGTGATCGAGGCCCTCGAGGCCCTCGCCAAGGTCCTCGAGGCCGAATAG
- a CDS encoding sterol desaturase family protein — translation MFESDFIERFSRIHPATPFVFWLPVLVYVTYRSFTLVPGGAVAVGPFVGLVVSGVVFWTFTEYVLHRYVFHFQKDTPWGRRFHFLVHGVHHDFPDDKDRLVMPLGASIPMGVFFFTLFWATMGAYGTPFFVGFGLGYLAYDGTHFALHHFKLNGSVGKALKKHHMLHHHLDHSGGFGVSSPLWDWVFRTMPQPKKRASAKPS, via the coding sequence ATGTTCGAGAGCGACTTCATCGAGCGCTTCTCGCGGATCCACCCGGCCACTCCCTTCGTGTTCTGGCTCCCGGTGCTCGTCTACGTGACCTACCGGAGCTTCACGCTCGTGCCCGGAGGCGCGGTCGCCGTGGGCCCGTTCGTGGGGCTCGTGGTCTCGGGCGTCGTCTTCTGGACGTTCACCGAGTACGTGCTCCACAGGTACGTCTTCCACTTCCAGAAGGACACCCCCTGGGGCCGCCGCTTCCACTTCTTGGTGCACGGCGTCCACCACGACTTCCCGGACGACAAGGACCGGCTGGTCATGCCGCTCGGCGCCAGCATCCCGATGGGCGTCTTCTTCTTCACGCTCTTCTGGGCCACGATGGGCGCGTACGGCACGCCGTTCTTCGTCGGGTTCGGCCTCGGCTACCTCGCGTACGACGGCACCCACTTCGCGCTCCACCACTTCAAGCTGAACGGCTCGGTCGGCAAGGCCCTCAAGAAGCACCACATGCTTCACCACCACCTCGACCACTCGGGCGGCTTCGGCGTCTCGTCGCCGCTCTGGGATTGGGTCTTCCGCACCATGCCGCAGCCGAAGAAACGCGCGTCCGCGAAGCCCTCCTGA
- a CDS encoding protein kinase, giving the protein MTDKSATKPEEKKSEIGTVLVSRYEVVRELGRGGMGVVYLCKDLVTLERVALKRLRAPEEAKTTRAEESWWFQQEARAVASLDHPAVVRARDFGTLHDGSPYLVMDALPGRSVHEWMHTTTMPWSVIWSLVDQVLAGLAHAHARGVIHGDLKPSNVMLDLASTGKGPRAYILDLGLAWLRRTLHDPRLDGGPAPELAVHSGAGTVGWVAPEQIRKAATQVGPATDLYALGCIMYRVLSGKEVFEGTAQEVLRAHKRTPVPPPQLPDGVPAGVAAYVQKLLAKRPWHRFELAADARRVWSQFRPRHAVSMEETLTASSPSMPPAAPSSASQSSDVGRVITAARSLAPGLLSLRPSPMVARDEERRELLDIVGSVCSGSGPPQRLVVLIGEAGVGKSRLAEWMCEQVHERGFMWPLRARYGRTPSPLDGLTGAINHYFSLQDADRDTVEQTLIDRWEVEKDDDDELSWVAATAEWLRPTPPGQVLPVGPSGKRFVLDTPELRWVVVRRVLERIGQERPILIWFDDLHLTSQNTFDMLSRLRKEAPKLRLVMLATARSESLETDLDTALRMEAMRAEWRGKVIDLRPLGADETRYLLKATLPLADEAVVTATMQSRGNPLFALQLVHAWAGGGYLTLESGRYRVPDEALRGRAITTSELWDERLRGVPTDLRLAAYAAAALGDDIRGAVLKALVGALGMDPRDALVALTRAQILLASGNDQFRWAHALLQEHLLGRLVERNDSPAIFRLAANALAKHPEVGSRRIMKHRVRNLLRAGDDDVAAQLMFRFIEGAWARGRDTTATLKDLQLLDGRVTGSAAAEYAYWRAEALRHIGKLEEAREQAETARRAFEQAGDKAREAHALRLLGHLASDQGAPAQGRMQVALALSRFEELSDARGYAQALVVLGEIDYLLGEHARARSVLGEASERSEAVGDHLGRAQCIILLAMIETAVGGFRRAGSLLMEARQAFDAMGYRLGLAQCDVVLGHADHRGGEMEAARTRTLAARAAFRELQNPRGEAACERLLAMIAIDTDVFDAARKHANAAAKIFERLQDPWGDLEARLLLAQVALAEGNAEAADLIRECEKIVLDEAEPRQHRHLTLAWLAQREGRFGDAASELDRARAAFGDKTRCGDHTPQLLVRFSRMRWDANGAAKVSAWLRLIDAANPDDGSAHMPILPR; this is encoded by the coding sequence ATGACCGACAAATCCGCGACCAAGCCCGAAGAAAAAAAGTCCGAAATCGGAACCGTGCTCGTGTCGCGCTACGAGGTGGTCCGCGAGCTCGGTCGCGGCGGCATGGGCGTCGTCTACCTCTGCAAGGATCTCGTGACGCTCGAGCGCGTCGCGCTGAAGCGCCTCCGTGCCCCCGAAGAGGCGAAGACGACCCGCGCCGAGGAGAGCTGGTGGTTCCAGCAAGAGGCTCGCGCTGTCGCCTCGCTCGACCATCCGGCGGTCGTACGCGCGCGTGACTTCGGCACCCTCCACGACGGCTCCCCGTACCTCGTCATGGACGCGCTCCCCGGGCGCAGCGTGCACGAGTGGATGCACACGACGACCATGCCGTGGTCGGTCATTTGGTCGCTCGTCGACCAGGTGCTCGCGGGCCTCGCGCACGCGCACGCGCGAGGCGTGATCCACGGGGATTTGAAGCCCTCCAACGTGATGCTCGACCTCGCGTCCACCGGGAAGGGGCCGCGCGCGTACATCCTCGATCTCGGCCTCGCGTGGCTTCGTCGTACCCTCCACGATCCGCGCCTCGACGGGGGCCCGGCGCCGGAGCTCGCGGTGCACTCCGGCGCGGGCACGGTCGGGTGGGTCGCGCCCGAGCAAATTCGCAAGGCGGCCACGCAGGTCGGCCCCGCGACGGACCTCTACGCGCTCGGCTGCATCATGTACCGCGTCCTCTCCGGCAAAGAGGTCTTCGAGGGGACCGCTCAGGAGGTGCTTCGCGCCCACAAACGCACCCCCGTTCCGCCCCCTCAGCTCCCCGACGGCGTGCCCGCAGGTGTCGCGGCGTACGTGCAGAAGCTGCTCGCGAAGCGCCCCTGGCACAGGTTCGAGCTGGCCGCCGATGCGCGCCGCGTGTGGTCGCAGTTCCGCCCGCGCCACGCCGTTTCCATGGAAGAGACGCTCACGGCGTCGAGCCCGAGCATGCCCCCCGCGGCCCCCTCGTCCGCCTCCCAGTCGTCCGACGTGGGGCGGGTGATCACCGCCGCTCGCTCGCTCGCCCCGGGCCTCCTCTCGCTGCGCCCGTCGCCGATGGTCGCGCGCGACGAAGAGCGGCGTGAGCTGCTCGACATCGTCGGCTCCGTGTGTTCGGGGAGCGGGCCGCCTCAGCGCCTCGTCGTTCTCATCGGCGAGGCAGGTGTCGGCAAGAGCCGCCTCGCCGAGTGGATGTGCGAGCAGGTGCATGAACGTGGGTTCATGTGGCCCCTCCGTGCGCGTTACGGCCGAACGCCGTCCCCGCTCGACGGCCTGACCGGGGCCATCAACCACTATTTTTCCCTGCAGGACGCCGATCGCGACACCGTCGAGCAGACGCTCATCGACCGCTGGGAGGTCGAAAAAGACGACGACGACGAGCTCTCCTGGGTCGCCGCCACGGCCGAGTGGCTCCGTCCCACGCCGCCCGGGCAAGTGCTGCCGGTGGGCCCCTCGGGAAAGCGGTTCGTGCTCGACACCCCCGAGCTCCGCTGGGTGGTCGTGCGCCGCGTGCTCGAGCGCATCGGCCAAGAGCGACCGATCCTCATATGGTTCGACGACCTCCACCTCACTTCGCAGAACACGTTCGACATGCTCTCGCGCCTGCGAAAAGAGGCGCCGAAGCTGCGCCTCGTGATGCTGGCGACGGCCCGAAGCGAGTCCCTCGAGACCGACCTCGACACGGCCCTCCGCATGGAGGCGATGCGTGCCGAGTGGCGAGGGAAGGTGATCGACCTTCGCCCGCTCGGCGCCGACGAGACCCGCTACCTGCTGAAGGCGACACTCCCGCTGGCCGACGAGGCGGTGGTGACCGCCACGATGCAGAGCCGAGGCAACCCGCTCTTCGCCCTGCAGCTCGTCCACGCGTGGGCGGGTGGCGGTTACCTCACGCTCGAGAGCGGCCGCTACCGCGTCCCCGACGAGGCCCTCCGAGGCCGCGCCATCACGACGTCCGAGCTCTGGGACGAGCGGCTCCGGGGCGTGCCCACGGACCTCCGGCTCGCGGCCTACGCGGCGGCCGCCCTCGGCGACGACATCCGCGGCGCGGTCCTCAAGGCGCTCGTCGGCGCGCTCGGCATGGACCCTCGCGACGCGCTCGTGGCCCTCACGCGCGCGCAGATCCTGCTCGCGAGCGGAAACGACCAGTTTCGCTGGGCGCACGCGCTCCTCCAGGAGCACCTGCTCGGCCGGCTGGTCGAGCGCAACGACTCTCCGGCCATCTTCCGCCTCGCCGCGAACGCGCTCGCGAAGCACCCCGAGGTCGGCTCACGGCGCATCATGAAGCACCGGGTGCGCAACCTCCTCCGCGCGGGGGACGACGACGTCGCCGCGCAGCTCATGTTCCGCTTCATCGAGGGCGCATGGGCACGAGGTCGCGACACCACGGCGACCTTGAAGGACCTCCAGCTGCTCGACGGGCGCGTGACCGGCTCCGCCGCCGCCGAGTACGCGTACTGGCGTGCGGAGGCCCTCCGTCACATCGGCAAGCTGGAAGAGGCGCGAGAGCAAGCCGAGACGGCGCGTCGTGCGTTCGAGCAGGCCGGCGACAAAGCCCGCGAGGCCCACGCGCTCCGTCTGCTCGGCCACTTGGCCTCCGACCAGGGCGCCCCCGCTCAGGGGCGCATGCAGGTCGCCCTCGCCCTCAGCCGCTTCGAGGAGCTCTCGGACGCACGCGGGTATGCGCAAGCCCTCGTCGTCCTTGGGGAAATCGACTACCTCCTCGGCGAGCACGCCCGCGCGCGCTCGGTCTTGGGGGAGGCGAGCGAGCGCTCCGAGGCGGTCGGCGATCACCTCGGTCGGGCGCAATGCATCATCCTACTCGCGATGATCGAGACCGCCGTCGGTGGTTTCCGGCGCGCGGGCTCGTTGCTCATGGAGGCGCGCCAAGCGTTCGACGCCATGGGCTACAGGCTCGGGCTCGCCCAGTGCGACGTCGTGCTCGGGCACGCCGATCACCGCGGCGGAGAGATGGAGGCGGCGCGCACGCGAACGCTCGCCGCAAGGGCCGCGTTCCGGGAGCTCCAGAACCCGCGCGGCGAGGCCGCCTGCGAGCGGCTCTTGGCGATGATCGCCATCGACACCGACGTCTTCGACGCCGCGCGAAAACACGCGAACGCGGCCGCCAAGATCTTCGAACGTCTCCAAGATCCGTGGGGAGATCTCGAGGCCAGGCTGCTCCTCGCGCAGGTCGCCCTCGCCGAGGGCAACGCCGAAGCCGCGGATCTCATCCGCGAGTGCGAGAAGATCGTCCTCGACGAGGCCGAGCCGCGACAGCACCGGCACCTCACGCTCGCGTGGCTCGCCCAGCGCGAGGGCAGGTTCGGCGACGCCGCCAGCGAGCTCGATCGTGCGCGCGCGGCTTTTGGCGACAAAACCCGCTGCGGCGATCACACCCCGCAGCTCCTCGTGCGCTTCTCGCGCATGCGGTGGGACGCGAACGGCGCGGCCAAGGTCTCGGCGTGGCTTCGGCTCATCGACGCCGCGAACCCCGACGACGGCTCGGCGCACATGCCCATCCTGCCTCGCTGA
- a CDS encoding TolC family protein yields the protein MRSWALRVAFALGLSAALVEGRVFAADAPSTPPPTISTPPKDEGEGIVVRRAVRRYSLSECLALADRNHPNLWAARARLSVVHAQLDEAKWAPFFQGWSANATIGVIPPLGGTPYYGATPSILLNPNLNTSFGPFFQFSVNGGVPLYTFGKITGYIHAAEAQIRMNEWDLEKLRQQVRMDVRRAYFTLLFARDALYVADEALKGIDKGLTKINDHLAKSDGGYDEVDRLRLQFYRDELVARTGDAHRGEDVALAALRFLTGVQSSFDVPDEPLKRPEVPLRPVVRYLAAARVLRPEVSYARAGVAARRAQVGLAEARFFPDVYIGANASYLIGPNATQQNTAWILDPFNRFGWGLAMGARWSLDVLPNQARLVQAESQLEEARAYERLALGGIGVEVETAYGAVNEAKVREEAWARNEHLAKGWLTSVRDAIDLGTKDERYLIEPTRFYIGARVAHLQAMMDYNLALSELARVSGLDSVAPDAGANGG from the coding sequence GTGCGTTCTTGGGCCCTCCGCGTCGCGTTCGCCCTAGGTCTCTCGGCCGCCCTGGTCGAGGGGCGTGTGTTCGCGGCCGACGCGCCGTCCACGCCGCCGCCCACGATTTCCACGCCACCGAAGGACGAGGGCGAAGGGATCGTGGTGCGCCGCGCCGTGCGCCGGTACTCGCTCTCCGAGTGCCTCGCCCTCGCCGATCGCAACCACCCGAACCTCTGGGCCGCGAGGGCGCGCCTGTCGGTCGTCCACGCGCAGCTCGACGAGGCCAAGTGGGCGCCCTTTTTCCAGGGCTGGAGCGCGAACGCGACGATCGGCGTCATCCCCCCGCTGGGTGGAACGCCCTACTACGGGGCCACCCCCTCGATCCTCCTGAACCCGAACCTCAACACGTCGTTCGGGCCATTTTTCCAGTTCTCCGTGAACGGCGGCGTCCCGCTCTACACCTTCGGCAAGATCACGGGGTACATCCACGCGGCCGAAGCCCAGATCCGCATGAACGAGTGGGATCTGGAGAAGCTTCGGCAGCAAGTGCGCATGGACGTGCGGCGTGCATACTTCACGCTCCTCTTCGCGCGCGACGCGCTCTACGTGGCGGACGAGGCCCTGAAGGGCATCGACAAGGGCCTCACCAAGATCAACGATCACCTCGCGAAATCCGACGGCGGCTACGACGAGGTCGACCGGCTGAGGCTCCAGTTCTACCGGGACGAGCTCGTCGCGCGCACGGGCGACGCCCACCGCGGCGAGGACGTCGCGCTCGCCGCCCTTCGGTTCCTCACCGGTGTGCAGTCGAGCTTCGACGTGCCCGACGAGCCCTTGAAGCGCCCCGAAGTGCCCCTTCGCCCGGTCGTGCGCTACCTCGCCGCCGCGCGCGTCCTCCGCCCCGAGGTGAGCTACGCGCGCGCCGGGGTCGCCGCCCGTAGGGCGCAGGTGGGGCTCGCGGAGGCGCGTTTTTTCCCGGACGTCTACATCGGGGCCAACGCCTCGTACCTGATCGGGCCGAACGCGACCCAACAGAATACGGCATGGATCCTCGACCCGTTCAATCGGTTTGGCTGGGGGTTGGCCATGGGGGCTCGCTGGAGCCTCGACGTGCTCCCGAACCAAGCGCGGCTCGTTCAAGCCGAATCTCAGCTCGAAGAGGCTCGCGCGTACGAGCGGCTCGCCCTCGGGGGCATCGGCGTCGAGGTCGAGACCGCCTACGGTGCCGTGAACGAGGCCAAGGTGCGCGAAGAGGCGTGGGCACGCAACGAGCACCTCGCGAAGGGCTGGCTCACGAGCGTGCGCGACGCCATCGATCTCGGCACGAAGGACGAGCGCTACCTCATCGAGCCCACGCGCTTCTACATCGGCGCGCGCGTCGCTCACCTGCAAGCGATGATGGACTACAACCTCGCCCTGTCCGAGCTCGCCCGGGTGTCCGGCCTCGACAGCGTCGCTCCGGACGCGGGCGCGAACGGCGGCTGA